One window from the genome of Labeo rohita strain BAU-BD-2019 chromosome 10, IGBB_LRoh.1.0, whole genome shotgun sequence encodes:
- the pcyox1 gene encoding LOW QUALITY PROTEIN: prenylcysteine oxidase 1 (The sequence of the model RefSeq protein was modified relative to this genomic sequence to represent the inferred CDS: inserted 1 base in 1 codon), translating into MALRHLSVKALLFFGLCQIGRXGFASAPEVREAPKKIAIIGSGIGGTAAAFFLRQEFGPAVKIEVFEAGTVGGRLATEDIGGYEYETGGSIIHPLNLHMKHFLERLGMSPRADVPSKLAIFDGKELTFEESDWFIVNFLRMLWKYGFNFIRMHMWVESVLDKFMRIYQYQQFGYSFSSVEKLLHAMGGDSFLTLVNQTLEEAMLAEGFSQVFLNDIVTPITRVNYGQSVRINGFVGAVALAGAESGLWAVDGGNKLVCSGLLYHSKAELVPARVTAITMKTRPSKTGSAASFYELNYVGEAGAAHSMYDIVVVATPLHQGLSDINFSGFSPAIPSHFPGRYHQTVATLVHGLLNVSYLGTTEKPEDFFVSDVLTLDNKDSEIHSLSSLEPVKIPKDYSRSPASQPKVWKIFSSQPLSQKNLQQIFLSWDSVSEKRWLAYPSYSPPHRRTPPFILHDRLYYLNAVEWAASAMEMSAISARNLALLAHHRWYEQTGKIDQEDLHTRLKGEL; encoded by the exons ATGGCTCTGAGACACTTGTCGGTGAAGGCTCTTCTCTTCTTTGGTCTTTGCCAAATTGGAC AGGGTTTTGCCTCTGCACCTGAAGTCAGAGAGGCCCCAAAGAAAATTG CAATAATTGGCTCTGGTATTGGAGGCACGGCAGCTGCGTTTTTCTTGAGACAAGAGTTTGGACCGGCCGTGAAGATCGAAGTGTTTGAGGCAGGGACTGTTGGAGGCCGTCTGGCCACTGAAGACATTGGAGGATATGAGTATGAGACAGGAGGATCCATTATTCACCCCCTCAACCTGCACATGAAGCATTTTCTAGAAAGACTCG GTATGTCTCCTCGTGCCGATGTGCCGTCTAAACTGGCGATATTTGACGGGAAAGAGCTGACCTTTGAAGAGAGCGACTGGTTCATAGTGAACTTCTTACGCATGCTGTGGAAATATGGATTCAACTTCATTCGAATGCATATGTGGGTGGAGAGCGTACTGGACAAGTTTATGAG GATTTATCAGTACCAGCAGTTTGGCTACTCGTTCTCCAGCGTGGAGAAGCTTCTTCATGCTATGGGTGGAGACAGTTTCCTTACTCTGGTCAATCAGACGCTGGAGGAGGCCATGCTGGCTGAAGGCTTCTCTCAGGTCTTTCTCAATGACATCGTAACACCCATCACAAGAGTCAACTACGGCCAAAGTGTCAGAATTAATGGATTTGTGG GTGCTGTTGCACTAGCAGGAGCTGAATCAGGACTGTGGGCAGTGGATGGAGGGAATAAGCTGGTCTGTTCCGGGCTTCTGTACCACAGCAAAGCTGAACTTGTTCCAGCTCGTGTCACTGCCATCACCATGAAAACAAGACCATCCAAAACTG GTTCCGCTGCTAGTTTCTATGAACTGAACTATGTTGGCGAGGCTGGTGCCGCCCATTCCATGTACGATATAGTTGTAGTAGCCACACCTCTCCACCAGGGCCTGTCTGACATCAACTTCTCAGGCTTTTCTCCAGCCATTCCATCCCACTTCCCTGGCCGCTACCACCAAACGGTGGCAACGCTGGTCCACGGTCTGCTCAATGTGTCATATCTGGGCACCACAGAGAAGCCGGAAGACTTCTTTGTTTCTGACGTCCTCACATTGGACAACAAAGACTCCGAGATCCACAGCCTGAGCTCTCTGGAACCGGTGAAAATTCCCAAGGATTACTCCCGCAGCCCTGCCAGTCAACCCAAAGTATGGAAGATCTTCTCCTCTCAGCCACTTTCTCAGAAGAATCTGCAGCAAATATTTCTTTCCTGGGACTCGGTGTCGGAGAAGCGCTGGCTCGCCTATCCCTCCTACAGCCCGCCGCACCGCAGGACGCCTCCCTTCATTCTCCACGATCGCCTTTACTATCTCAACGCCGTGGAGTGGGCGGCCAGTGCCATGGAGATGAGTGCCATTTCCGCCCGTAATCTGGCTCTGCTCGCCCATCACCGCTGGTACGAGCAGACGGGCAAAATCGACCAAGAGGATCTGCACACCAGACTCAAAGGTGAACTTTGA
- the fam136a gene encoding protein FAM136A has protein sequence MAEAHQARMQNAVEDMVQSLEKDYIRKMQGRMFRCSAECCENLGHSMNQVHQCIDRCHAPLAKAQGLVTSELEQFQDRLTRCTMNCNDKAKDLFNTGAKEPAVRALMDSCVSSCVDEHLKLMPSMTRRLKDSLSSIPQ, from the exons ATGGCAGAAGCACATCAGGCTCGCATGCAGAATGCAGTGGAGGATATGGTTCAAAGTCTGGAGAAAGATTACATCCGTAAGATGCAG GGGCGCATGTTTCGCTGCAGCGCAGAGTGTTGTGAGAATCTCGGCCACTCCATGAACCAGGTGCACCAGTGTATAGACCGCTGCCATGCACCACTGGCTAAAGCTCAAGGACTGGTCACTAGTGAACTCGAGCAGTTTCAG GATCGTCTCACGAGGTGTACGATGAACTGTAATGACAAAGCCAAGGACCTGTTTAACACTGGGGCGAAGGAGCCTGCCGTGCGGGCGCTGATGGACAGCTGTGTGAGCAGCTGTGTGGACGAGCACTTGAAGCTGATGCCCAGTATGACGCGCAGACTGAAGGACAGCTTGAGCTCAATACCTCAGTGA
- the gmcl1 gene encoding germ cell-less protein-like 1 — translation MGSLGSRFQSSPRGPEEAVERQCTANRHSCECRKRKRSSHCECDSEPEEEDSQLDTPRRKKLKSTSKYIYQTLFLNGENSDIQIRALGQEWNLHKIYLCQSGYFSSMFSGSWKESNMMVIELEIPDQNIDTEALQVVFGSLYRDDVLIKPSRVVNILAAACMLQLDGLIQQCGETMKENVNVKTVCSYYNSATMYGLDSVMKKCLEWLLNNLMTHQNVDLMKELGAEIMEQLIQSSDLFVMQVEMDVYTALKKWMFLQLNPSWDGPIKQLLLDADAWLCKRRSEAGEEEPFLNTDDGMPFVPVFRHIRLQYIINDLASARMLERDNILPPEWLSAVYKQQWFAMLRTEHDNDNGPQEANKEEFELNSMRCGRKLTKDGDYCWRWTGFNYGFDLLVTYTNRFIIFKRNTLSQPCGGAVSLQPRRHLAYRLRLASFDNSGKVVCSRSTGYQLVTLEKDQEYVVMNLDSRLLSFPLYVCCNFLYTSPSSEKRGDTPEPENSARSVS, via the exons ATGGGTTCGCTCGGGAGCCGCTTTCAGTCGTCACCCCGGGGCCCAGAGGAGGCTGTGGAGAGGCAGTGCACTGCAAACAGACACAGCTGTGAGTGCAGGAAGAGGAAGCGTAGTTCACACTGTGAGTGTGACAGCGAACCTGAGGAAGAGGACAGTCAGTTGGACACGCCACGCAG GAAAAAGTTGAAAAGCACCTCTAAGTACATCTACCAGACACTATTTCTAaatggggagaacagtgacatcCAGATCCGTGCCCTGGGGCAGGAGTGGAACCTGCATAAAATATACCTGTGTCAG TCTGGCTATTTCTCCAGCATGTTCAGTGGATCCTGGAAGGAGTCTAACATGATGGTTATTGAGCTTGAGATTCCAGACCAGAATATTGACACTGAGG CCCTGCAAGTGGTTTTTGGATCACTCTACAGGGATGACGTGTTGATCAAACCAAGTCGGGTTGTTAATATTCTCGCTGCTGCTTGTATGCTTCAGTTG GATGGACTGATCCAGCAGTGTGGAGAGACCATGAAGGAGAATGTGAATGTGAAGACCGTGTGCAGCTATTATAACTCGGCCACTATGTACGGCTTGGATTCCGTCATGAAGAA gtgtttagagtgGCTCCTCAATAACCTCATGACGCATCAAAACGTGGACCTCATGAAGGAGCTCGG GGCAGAAATTATGGAACAACTCATTCAATCCTCTGATCTGTTCGTAATGCAAGTGGAAATGGACGTCTACACGGCACTGAAAAAG TGGATGTTCTTGCAGCTTAATCCATCTTGGGACGGCCCTATCAAACAACTACTGCTCGATGCAGACGCCTGGCTGTGTAAAAGAAGAAGTG AGGCTGGAGAAGAGGAGCCGTTTCTAAACACAGACGACGGGATGCCCTTCGTCCCCGTTTTCAGACACATCCGCCTGCAGTACATTATCAATGACCTTGCCTCTGCCCGCATGCTCGAACGGGACAACATCCTACCTCCTG AGTGGCTGAGCGCCGTGTACAAACAGCAGTGGTTTGCAATGCTGAGAACAGAACATGATAACGATAACGG ACCACAAGAGGCCAATAAAGAGGAGTTTGAGTTAAACAGCATGCGCTGTGGCCGGAAACTGACCAAAGATGGAGAC TACTGTTGGCGATGGACTGGGTTCAATTATGGCTTTGATCTGCTGGTGACCTATACAAATCGTTTCATCATTTTTAAGAGAAACACCCTCAGTCAGCCATGTGGAGGCGCTGTCAGTTTACAACCACGACGCCACCTAGCGTACCG attgcGCCTTGCTTCATTTGATAACAGTGGAAAAGTGGTTTGCAGCCGGTCAACTGGCTACCAGCTTGTTACCCTTGAAAAGGACCAG GAATACGTGGTGATGAATCTGGACAGCCGGCTTTTGTCTTTTCCTCTTTATGTGTGCTGTAACTTCCTCTACACTTCCCCGTCCAGTGAGAAGAGAGGTGACACACCAGAGCCGGAAAACAGCGCCCGCAGTGTGTCGTGA